AGACTCCCTGctacagtgttttatttttagaccACATTTTTGGCTAAATCTGATAATGCAGCTTGGCATGTGTGCTGACCTGTAAGGTTCCTAAAATACAAGTGTGGAAAAGACAAGTTATCTTAAGGAATTTgtgtaaaatacatttctagTAACAAGCACACAAATCTATCATTTATATTCTGTCGAAGTCTatgaatatatttgtatatataatgtgtttttgtgtgattctGTGTGTGGCAGGTGACCGGCTGGCTGGAACACCCTACCCCTTCTCCTTCTGAGGACATCCCATTCCACGACAGTGCTTTGGTCTCACTTCTCCCCAGCATGGAGCCCACCAAAGTGCAGTCAGAGGGTGGCCTCAATGTCACCCTCACCATCCGCCTCCTCATGCATGGAAAAGTAAGTAGGCACTGACTTTAAAACTGGCTCTGGCAATAAAAGGCAGATATGTATGGGAACTTGTTTCTTTATTAAAGCTTATTTATGATCTTTATAGCAACAAGTTGgcctcaataaataattaaaatgttactGCGATGGACAAGAATGTTGTTGACTttgtttaatactttttaaatgtttctacagatgcatctcaatacattagaatatccatttccagtagttcaagtcaaatagcaccaaccaagtattgagtccatatagatggacatacttttcagtggacaacatttccatattaaacatacttttaaaaattggtcttttgtaatattcaatttttttgagacactgaattttaggtcttcattaaattgaagccatcatcattataattagaagaacttaaataaattttcattctgtgtgtaatggatctatataatgtgttatttcaacttttagaattgaatttctgacataaatacacttctctatgatattctaatttattgagatgcacctgtgcgTTGGATAttaattgctatttttttgCACTTGAACAAAAATTCACATTGACATTCACAGCCCATCCTCACCTCACCTGGTCTTTCCTGAGGCTACATTTCCTCCTTAATAATGATGTGCGGGTTTTTTAATAACATCCATCCTTCCTCTTATGAGAGCCAATCCCCAAAATCAAACATCCACCAGATCTGAAGCACAGACTGCTCACTTTATGCATTATAGTAGCACAATTGTCAGGACTGAGATTTGACACGGGGCTTCTGAATGAGTAAGCCATCAGTCCAACTACCAGTCATGTCCATTTCTACTCAGCCCGTTAAAGCATTTGTAAGACATAATGTCTTCTGTGGCATGATCATCTTCTGTTTACTCCACTTGGACTTGGACCAACTGGTTCTCACAGAGATGATGGCATGGAGCTTAAAAGATGTTTGCATTAACCAGGCAGGGAGAGTCTGATGAAAATATGCTCCTGGTTGCATTATAGGAATTATATATGGATCTTGCAGTTTTTTAAGTTTGACCCATACTCGACTAAAAGCCTCTGCTGCTGACCATTCTTTTCCAAATCTGCCGTGGTAATCACTGAAGTGCCTTTTTATGTCAGGTTAACCTCAGCTGCACTCAAGATCGAGTTAAAATGATTATACTAcaaatgttttgcttttctGCAACAGTCCAGTAAGTTAAGTCCATTAGTTTATCTCACAGATCCATATTCACATTAAAGCCTCCCACCAGATCTACATCTGTACGTCTACTCTCATTCTGAAACATCAACATGACAAATGAGACTTTTGCATAGCTAGCCCAAGCAGCATTCTCTGGGCCTGACAAATGAAGCCAGCATTGaaatgccaaaaactgcaggtgattgaatggccacttgaggctggctcttAAAGCAGGTCAATCCCCATGGACCAATATGTTAAAACGCCCACCTTAACAatagaaataaacatatttactgcTAATTTCCCTCTTCATAACTGTAGgggcctgattttttttttcaaaacacacCGTTTACGTTACAGTAAGGCTGAATGGTATGCATAATTAAGGGTGTGGCCACTTTGAGTGACAAGAGGGTGCTGTCACAGAAGACGTTATTCAGCAAACTTATTTAGCCCACCTAAGCTTTAACAATCTCCACCTTTTCGCCTATTTTGCATGTTAGCTGGGAGTTAAGAAGAACTGATTTAAAACACTGAACTTCACAATaggcccctttcatagtgcaaaTATCCcactatattgccggaaagatctgtgctggcTTCTCACCTTCGGACTTCATATTGATCATATTGGAAGgcgtgatattctgcccttCATAGAACGAgatgggaggagacgatagtgacgtgcgacagagtagcagcagtgctgcacagttagcacagtgctaataggctgcacagttaactctgtagcagtgtgtgtgtgctgcagcagtgtgttcaGTTAGCAACCTCTGTTGTTTACAACAAGTACCGGACACTCTGTGGACGGTAAGcaatgccggtttgtttacaatgagTGGCGGATGctatgcacagttagcaacggcggcCGCAGTTGTGCAGCTGCTCACGCGCGATGTCAAATATTCCACTTTGTCAGgatggcccgttcatagtggtaCCGCTTCCACAGTCcaaccaattttccgcctctgtgactacctctgaaCGCATaaaatttgtgggtttttatagTGTAATCGAGACCTTACAGAGCCGGAAATGTCCTGGCGTgaaacagcactatgaaagAGGATAATGGCTTTTATGAAACCCATGAGTGACATCACAGAGCCTACGTCCGTGTTTTCTACAGTAGAGATGGCGTCATCTCATCTCCTTGCCGTGACACTGCACCAGACTCACCATGACAGCAGGTTCTCCGCAGTGTGACATCCGCCTGGGGATAATAAAACACGACCTTTAGTGTAGAATGAAGGTGCTGAGCTTTGATTAAAGCTCTGCTGATCCCACTATAGTTTGTATCTTCCTCAGCCCTTATATAATGTGACAGAGTTGAAACAGAGGTCGGACACATGCCGCTCTCCACTCCCCCGATCATCGTTTCTCAGCGTAAGAACATGGTGGCTGGGCGGCAGCTGTCTTTTGTCTTGCAGTGCCACTGTCCAGCTCACTAGCTTGACCTCACTCCAGTATATTATGTCATCCTGAGCCTCTGGGATCAAGATTGTTGATTGGCCATCCACTCCACTTCCAGACTTAAAGAGTGACAGGCTTCTACCGACTCTGCTCAGTGTGTTCTTGTCTGCCTTTAGTGTTTTCAGGTTTCCCAGGGCACAGTGTAAGtgggcaccaacatttttcagGCACTTATGTGTAGTGTGCTCTCCctagcctctcctcctcttgtgtatatgtgtgttggTCCGCTAGTTAAGATCCATCATGCTCACTTAACTTGGCCTTTGCTTTTCTGCCTCTGCTGCAGTATAGTGCTAAAGCTGTTCAGCAATCACTAATAGCTGCCAGCAACTGCCTTCACTTACTTTAAGTCTGCAGAGTTCTTAAAGGGCAATGTGTTTGAATGAGCGTTTTAATAGCTAAGTCTTAAGGGAGGTCTGCTGGCCACTGGATAATTGGAAAACCCACACTTCACGTCTCCACTACGTTGTTGGGATATGCGCCACAAAGATTAGAGGCGAAATCTTCCCCATGTTTTGTGTGCCAAGCAGCCTGCAGCTCAATAATGCACCTGCTCTATGGCTGCCCATGCAGGATGTCCAGACTCAAATGACCCAGTGATAGTTTAAATAACCCTGCAGGCCCCAGAGCCTACCGGAAGATACGGGGGAGGACATTGGCAGCATTACCCCAGCCTGGCTCTGCCCACGGCCACAGAAGGGTCATTCCTTTAAAGAGAGGAGCCATTTGGCTGGCTTGTGTGAGCTGTTGGAGAGCATTGTCAGCATGGTGTATCAGGTGCTGCTTGAAGTGCTTAGCAATGACACTCCCATTCCTCCACAGTGAGACTTTGTGATGGACACAAATGTCCTGAAGGTGGAGTATGTACTGTCCTGGATGAGCAGAACTGATTAGCGCAGGGCATAGCTGTTGTTGGGGCAGGAATGTGTTGATTCTTCAGTTTCCATGTTGCTATTTCTTATTGCAGCTTATTTGTCATACTAGTAGACCGATCAcccttttgtacattttcaactGTCTGCTTCAGTATCTCTCATGGTTGCAGTTTTTCATAATTTTCCGATAAACCTGTTTTAGTGACTGTTTTATATCGTCACTAGCTATTTCCATCAATAAATTTCGaggcacattttgaagattcacatgagaaaagtttgatggaaacaaaaaaaattgaaaaaaaaacttttgaaaatgaaataaagtttttaaaatcacttttttgttgtcttttttgaaaattagtCAATGCACTAAACTGGGGATGTTCTGACCAAAGTGTTTacgcagctttgtttatttgctctaaaccagttgatggaacaGCCCTAATTCGTAATTTCTTTTGTGCAATATTTGCTCCAAAATTCGAtgtgactttaatggaaacacagctattgaATGCTGACTTGTCACTCCTCAGGCTGGTAGTGTCcacaagtaaacaacaacagcttCAGTTACATAGCGAGGGCATTTCGGGCAATTTTTCATTCACTCAATCATTATCCTTGATTGAACCCCTTATCTGAACAAGGGACGTGGGTGGCTGGAGCTGTTCaggctgacattgggcgagaggtggagtacaccctggacaggtgcCCAGACTATCATAGGGCTGACAAATATTCACCTTTTTGACCAACGCAAACCTTTTAGTGCCTTCttagaacctgtttgcttttccacaggctagagaGCAGAGCCATAACACCACTGTATACGTCTGTATATGTCTCAGATTTGCTGGAAACGCTACCGTCAACTTCaagcaaataacaacaatggctgACTACATCGTCTGCTAGGAGACAATTTGCTTCTTCCACGGACCACTGCTGTGATTTTGTCTATAGTCTTAAAAAATGGCAGTCACAACGTTGtcgttggtcttgttggtcacaataATCCCGTCCCCAGCGGCTGACATACGCAGTTAGAATCAGTTCTGCTGGCcgagagctggttctttggctGTCACAACCcaaggaactggttcaagataaGGCACCGACTCCGAACCGGCCTATGCAGCACGATTTAACCCCTGCATTTCACTTCAGCACCCCACAAGTTTTACTGCAGATTTGAGATTAACATCACATTTGAGTTCATTCATGCAACTCATTGTCATCAGCTGTGGTTGAAATAACCACTATTGCTGCTTTGTCCCAGAACTGGAATAACTCTGCTGTGATAATGTTGCCGAACGCAACGACAGTAACAacccataacacacacacacacacacacacacacacacacacacacacacacaaataaataataataccgatttaaatgaaaaaaaggccAGGAGAGCAGCAACATGTGGTGAaggaattataattaattgattCTAGCAAGGAACAAAAGTAGCACTGGGAATTCTTAAAAGTGtcaactatttttttcaaattaagtaGTATATAAGtctgatttaaaagaaaaaaatgtttaaaataaatgatatgcAAATCACTATTATTCTGCATGACTATTTATAGGGCTTGAGGATGAATATGGCCCTGTGCAGCTTTAACAATGGATGTAACCCTGACAGATACTCAGGAGAGAGAATGTTGACGCTTGCAGCCAACTATTTCCCACATGTGCCACACCAAGCTCATTAGAGTGATTACATGCATATGGAAGTGTGGCACTCAACATTGCCATGCAGCTGTGAAACCTCTGCATGCCCCTGGACTGTGTGCACCTTGTCCAGGAACAGCAACAGCCAAGCAGCTTTAGTCCTGTACATTTATCCAGAACCGTCTTTAATGtgccatgtttttttctctttattgtttttcattgcaGGAGGTTGGAAGTATAATTGGAAAGGTAGGTTGTCTTCATTAGACAGCATATTTTTTAGTcatagaaatataaataatctaaaaaatttttcaattttgtattttattttttacagaaaggtgaaacagtaaaaaagatgcgagaagaggtgggtttcagattaaaaataaataaataattaaattgtaaaaatacttaaagGTGAATAGATTTATTTCCAGTCGCACGTCATCCATATTGATCCCATTCACtctatttttgtgttgtttttccagagcGGAGCACGGATCAATATTTCTGAAGGCAACTGTCCAGAGAGGATTGTTACCATCACTGGACCAACAGACACCATCTTCAAGGCTTTCGCTATGATTGCCTACAAATTTGAGGAGGTATGAAAATATTGTGGTAGTCGTGTTTCAAAGTAAATTATGCACAGATTACTGAGCACATGCACTAATAAAGTCCAATGGGAGTTCAAGGCTCTTCTCCTATTTAAGCCGTTACCTGCCTGTCTGGAGGTTATTAGTGTCATTTTATATTAGTGTTTTCATCCCTTATTGTAAAATGTGACATGTCTACATAAACAATGATGAAGTGCATACAGCCTGTATTTCAATGACTTGTCAAGACTTCCATacggttgtgatgtcacaactttaTTATGTATCAATAGAAAGTGCTGCTAGAGTGCTGCCAAAATACgtggtggaaagtaaccaaatacatttactcaagtactcagTATTTTTAGGcgattattgtactttttactccacaacatttagctgacagctttaaaacatgatagatttaaagtgatttgacatttGTTGAAGTtgaacctcataacagtatattaagaagataaaaattaatcctaccttgagaaaatgaaaatgctgcttacataaaagcataaaTAATAAGAACTAGAACATattaaacaatataatataatataacacatataacatatataagtggatccattctgcataacgagtacttttgcttttcaaactttaagtacattttggtgctgatacttttgttgtTTCTTAAGTAACTTTTGAAtaaaattctgcagtgtggtattggtacttttactcaagtaaggaatctgaatacttcttccaccactggccaAAATACATGGGACACGGACGTGGTGCAATCGGAACACAGCATGCCTATTATAATCAACTGAAAGTGATAGTTGGGTATTTTGGACgttaagttgtatgaaatacttgccagtagtgtagtTGCTGCAAAGCTAGTAGAATAGATCTGGCACGCTGTCAgcgtcacaaaattacaaggtTTAATGCACAAAACTACATGTATACTAAAACAATAATCTGATAGGAACTGGCCAGAACTCTGACAGCGAAGCCCGGCAAGTAAGCTAATATCTCTGCATCCACTACACTTGTGGCAAGTACAAAAGCTAATCACCAGAccagctgttttgtttttgtttttcctacaggtaaaaatgatgaaaagtgtgtaaaaaatgtgtacaacacgtttaaaaaaatgattaaaataaagacCTCATTGTACCAAAGGCAATGCGAAGCAGCAGAGTAACCTTATGGCTGTTTAGCTGATTCAAATCAATCAGTCGAATGAATATGTATCAATGGTCCTGTAGTTAAAGCGATCCAGTTAGTTAATTCAATGCCTACGCTTCCAAAAGAGTCTGTGTTGCAGGTAAAATAGCCTATCATATATGATGCATTACGTCTGTGTCCCATGTATTTCGGCTGTTACAGTTATTCCCCGGCTGCTATGAGGGTGCAGAGATGCCCCAGATGTGGAAGACCTGCATaggctgaccaatcagagcaaaatTGGCTTTTTGTGGAGGGGCTCTTAAAGCGACAGTCACTAAAATTAACTGTTTCAGATGAAGGGTAACTACAGgaatattcagacagacataCGGAAATTAAAAGCATGTAAATGTGTTCTAGtacaaatacagaaatacaaaaatgaaccTGAGATTGAGCATCATGTGTCTCCTTGAAGATCTTCTTTCATTCCAACACTCTTTCCGGAACTCAGGTGCCATATTTCAATTTGGAACAGCTAGAACAGAAGTCTGCTTGGATCTTAGTGAACCCCAACTTGtatgttatttccattttacttaTGAAAAATCAATCTCAAATAAAACCTAAACACTTTTCTGATGAGACACATATACAGCAGATGTGTGTTTCACTGTGATATTTGTATTTCATGGCTGTGAATTAAAGGTGAATTTAAATCGTCTCCTTTCAACGACCTTTTCCTCAGATCCTGTATCCGATGCCATTCATCTAATTTATATACTTAATCCCTGTGACTGGAACTTGTAAGAGGAGACACACTGCTGTGTCCTAACTGACCAATGCAAAATTTGATCCTCCTTATTTACTGACAAAGCCAAAGAGCAGAAAAGCTGTGAAAGAATGACATATGTGTTTTTGCAGCTCATTTGCACTGACATTTTAAGTGTGTGAACTGATTGACATGGATGGTCATTACCAACAAAAACATCATTGATTTCTTTGAGTCACACTAAAAATATCCCTGCTGCAAAATGAAATATCTTTTCTGGTTTTCTAGGACATAATCAATTCCATGAGCAACAGCCCAGCAACCAGCAAGCCCCCTGTCACCTTAAGGCTCGTAGTgccagccagccagtgtggCTCCCTCATAGGTAAAGGAGgctccaaaataaaagaaatgagaGAGGTATGATGCAATTTCTATGGATAACCTCATTTTTGTTATAGTCAGGCCTTTGACATGTTGCTTTATGATTCAGTGGTTAATTATTTGGTTACATTTTCCTAACTTTCTtcaatgtttgttttcatttgatgtGTGAATGTAATAATTCAATAACAATTACTCTTAGGGCACATTCCTGACCCTGTAACTACAATAACAACATCATTGCTCCACTTTAATGAGCACAGACAGAGAACGCACCATACCAGGCTTTTACCATTCAAATCCTGATAGCAGCACAGTGACTGTTCATCCAATCAGCACAGACTTAACAACAAACAGACTAGAACATGTACATTAAAGGGATTCAGTGGATTTTTTCAGTCAGGGATCCCTTACAAGAAAGAGCATATAttgcacacatttatttatttattttttgctctaaacctagctcagtgatttatagcataaattcacagaaactgcagctcttTTTACTACCAcaactgtatgtgtatgtataatgacatgtgtgctatttttagatcaCTCCGCTCTGTACCGTGCACTGCAAATCGCTCATATAGgtaattttgacaaacgctcatatgtgtcgttatggatGGTAATGACAAACGGTAGTCTGTTAGTTAGGTTGGAGGTGTTGTTGTTATTGGCATTATATCATCACCAGAGATATTCATCTGCTGCTCACACaactaaataaatgcaaaacagaTAAGTATTTGAATAATGGACCttgaattaaataatttattggaATTAAAAATTTCTCATATCGACCCTTCTTTGCAATTTGTCAACCCACATTAAAACAGGTAAAGTAGTAAAGCCTCTTGCCTGATTGGACTTGACAAGCAGTTCGACAATGTGCCAAAAGctgataatattttattttttatgcatgtcTCAAAAGCCACTAGATAAACATGACCATGCGGTGAAGCTCACACCAGCCAAGATGTATCAAAGGAAAACAATCTTTTCGCTGCCAACACAAGCAAAGAATCTGTGTGATCGCCTCCTCAACGCTCAAACATAACTGCCTTTAACTACACGTATGCAAATGCCAACGCATGACATCAGCTTTGCCTATCCTGCAGTGGTTTGGAGCGTTGGTTGTGCACATCCTCAGAGCGCTACATACCTGTGAGCTAGGAGGAGTGTAGGGTTGTATGTACCGGTACGTCCATGCACGGCAGAAATTTAAGGAAAAcgacggtggccctgaagtgcaaatcacaacgacaaatcagaaaacacaacaacaaatcaaaaaacacaacgacaaatcatcGTCACTGATTGGACTGGTGGTCCGTAGTCACCAGTTCAATCAGTGACGACTCATGTCGCCCAAGGGTACCTAACTTTTGCAGTTTGGTTAATGGCGTTGTCGtttctgatttgctgttgtgttttctgatttgtcgttgtgttttttgatttgtcgttgtgatttgcacttcagggccatcGTAAAGAGTGGGGGCAGTGCCAGCAACTTGTTTTGTCCACCAGTCATCACCAGTTTTATTTGAGCCCTTATGCAGTGTTCCCTCTACAGGATTCCTCAAGTAACACTTGTTGTAAAGACGCCATGATATGTTCACGAAGCAGCCTATTGTTTGTGCGTACACATGGTTCAAAAGCAAGTTTATCTAAACCTTAAAGGTCTAGAGCCATGCTAGTAGCTCTGTGTGGCTGTACTTAATGCTACTGTCTTCCTGctaacaatgttaaaataactGCCCCCAATCTAGACTAATTCTACCTGTGCTGCCAACTAGTGGTTGCAACATGTTTTTTCCACTCCCTGTGCAGCAGTGATAAACAACAGACCGGATCATACCCAGCTTTGATACCGGATCTTGTCAGAGGTTCTAAAAACGTTCAATATATGGCACCAGTGCAGCTATGTTTGTACTCACCAAAATCCTCCAGCACATCCTGTGCCACTTAGAACTAAATCCTGTCAACATTTTCCAGTGCCTCAAAGTCCCTTACTCTACTCCAGTCCACAGGAGCCCAGGTTCAAGTAGCAGGGGACATGCTGCCCAACTCCACAGAACGTGCAGTGACAATCTCCGGAACCCCAGAAGCCATCATCCAGTGTGTCAAACAGATCTGTGTGGTCATGCTGGAGGTatgtcaagatttaacaaaaCAGCTTCAATTCAAGAATTTGATTAGGGAATGAAATTATGTATTATAACAGAACAGTTTAAGATAGAAGTTGCTTTGCATTTCTGGCAAGAACCTCATGCACCGTGTTGACATAAGTACTTATTTTCCCTGCATGTGgtgataaaacacattttctctggAATTGATTTTTGAATGGGACTCAAGGTTTTGGATTTGCTTCACAGGGAGaaagataagatgagataagaGTTAGGCTGTCGGGGTCAGAAACACCTGGTTATTGTTGCCCATATATGTCAACTTGACAAGCAATCTGTTTGCATCATTGAGGCCCCCGAGAGGGCAATTTGTATCTAACTATGTACTTTCCATTTTGTTGCAGACAGGtattaaaaattcaaaaaataatttgtggttagggttagctaCTTTAAGAATACTGAATAAAATGATGCCATGCCATGACAGTTAAGAAGTCTGTAATtaccatttaaacatttttacctATAACTACCTAGATGAACCCAatgtaacattaaaaacacagttGCTGATTCTTCATGTTGTATTTAAAGCACATATCTAAGTGGATGGATGCTCCTTACTCTCCAGCACGGCAGTTACAGAGACAATCTGATTAAGCCCTCCCCACTGTCTTGAGCAGCTGTGTTCCTGCGGCACAGCATGAATCAATAACTCTGTATCATTATAGTAAGTTCACAAACAGGAACTCCCCTGCCTTCTTACTAAAATCACCTCCCCGctgtcaagcaaaaacatttgcAAGAAAAGTCGTGGTGATGCATTGAATGTGGGATCACCAGGTATCACACGTGCCaagtctttgtgtttttctaatCTCCATGAATAGAGACTTCTAATTCCTCGGAGCTCCACGCctcctttgtgttttcatgaaCAACATATTTCAGCTGTTTTCAAAAGCTGCcagcaaattaaaacatttctcacagtaagAGCATCAAATTACCAGGACACAGACTAAGGGGGATTTCTCAGTTTGAGAAATATGCTTATCTAGGGTATGAATACATGTAATTTAtcaagtgaatgaatgaatgcttttgcCTTGAGGACTATTGAAGGCGAATCATGGTTTTCACAATCAATGTCCTGtttaaatttattaaattacacacacacacacacacacacacacacacacacacacacacacacacagatattaaAACGAACAAGACTACTAGTACTAGTAGTATTTTGAATAAATAGTTAATCCTAAAGTTGCTTCTGAGCAAAAATTCCAAAAGTACCTGCAGGGTGCAGCATTTCACTCTGTGCAGGAAATGCATGAAATAGTAAGGATTAAGATTATGTAAAGTTTCAGTTAGTCACttgcctggctaacaccagactaatcacaaatgaaatTAGTCTGGACACCAGAAATTcattttccgtagaggaggcatggtttattgggcgctacgaatgtctatcaaaagcgtctgtacatagctcttagccaatcgtatcagtagTACCAGATGACATAtatagagcgacagaaattgatgtttatgcAGCCAGACTGCagccatctctactttgagcctaaaatgctcaattctgcttctgaaacgtttttctgcagcatgttctgagtgttgcttgctgctttgtttctccagttctcgctttctgcaagattatttatttttacgccttatttccccctcatgtcattcagtcacacacatccactgattttatgggcaatagacgagctgctgcgggtctctcggcggctcagCTGTCCCCCAGCTCGCTGCGAGATCAccagcgttacagcagtgagcggtagcggggctagttggtagattaggcttttgccaaatcctgtcggaagcaaggctaaaacatcctttttcgtggtgaaacaggagtgtaaagtcaaacgtttttcctcttttaaaataaagagagcttcgcgtctgctgcagccatgcaGCAGACGCGATGCATTGCAACAGTGTCTTAATCACAGAATCTCAGTTGAGGTGTAGGTCTTTATTTTGCTTTCAGGACTAAAGCTGCTTACCGCTGTATTGCTAACAGTGTAGCTGCATCTGTGTGTGGCAGCAGTACTTCTCTATCCTCTTAAGTTGGAGAACAG
This sequence is a window from Centropristis striata isolate RG_2023a ecotype Rhode Island chromosome 10, C.striata_1.0, whole genome shotgun sequence. Protein-coding genes within it:
- the LOC131978736 gene encoding poly(rC)-binding protein 3 isoform X1 translates to MEPTKVQSEGGLNVTLTIRLLMHGKEVGSIIGKKGETVKKMREESGARINISEGNCPERIVTITGPTDTIFKAFAMIAYKFEEDIINSMSNSPATSKPPVTLRLVVPASQCGSLIGKGGSKIKEMRESTGAQVQVAGDMLPNSTERAVTISGTPEAIIQCVKQICVVMLESPPKGATIPYRPKPASTPVIFSGGQAYTIQGQYAIPHPDQLTKLHQLAMQQTPFTPLGQTTPAFPGLDASPPASTHELTIPNDLIGCIIGRQGTKINEIRQMSGAQIKIANAMEGSSERQITITGTPANISLAQYLINARFRDVAAMWNDPSSMTTS
- the LOC131978736 gene encoding poly(rC)-binding protein 3 isoform X4, with translation MEPTKVQSEGGLNVTLTIRLLMHGKEVGSIIGKKGETVKKMREESGARINISEGNCPERIVTITGPTDTIFKAFAMIAYKFEEDIINSMSNSPATSKPPVTLRLVVPASQCGSLIGKGGSKIKEMRESTGAQVQVAGDMLPNSTERAVTISGTPEAIIQCVKQICVVMLESPPKGATIPYRPKPASTPVIFSGGQAYTIQGQYAIPHPDLTKLHQLAMQQTPFTPLGQTTPAFPGLDASPPASTHELTIPNDLIGCIIGRQGTKINEIRQMSGAQIKIANAMEGSSERQITITGTPANISLAQYLINARLTSEVTGMGTL
- the LOC131978736 gene encoding poly(rC)-binding protein 3 isoform X2; the encoded protein is MEPTKVQSEGGLNVTLTIRLLMHGKEVGSIIGKKGETVKKMREESGARINISEGNCPERIVTITGPTDTIFKAFAMIAYKFEEDIINSMSNSPATSKPPVTLRLVVPASQCGSLIGKGGSKIKEMRESTGAQVQVAGDMLPNSTERAVTISGTPEAIIQCVKQICVVMLESPPKGATIPYRPKPASTPVIFSGGQAYTIQGQYAIPHPDLTKLHQLAMQQTPFTPLGQTTPAFPGLDASPPASTHELTIPNDLIGCIIGRQGTKINEIRQMSGAQIKIANAMEGSSERQITITGTPANISLAQYLINARFRDVAAMWNDPSSMTTS
- the LOC131978736 gene encoding poly(rC)-binding protein 3 isoform X3 yields the protein MEPTKVQSEGGLNVTLTIRLLMHGKEVGSIIGKKGETVKKMREESGARINISEGNCPERIVTITGPTDTIFKAFAMIAYKFEEDIINSMSNSPATSKPPVTLRLVVPASQCGSLIGKGGSKIKEMRESTGAQVQVAGDMLPNSTERAVTISGTPEAIIQCVKQICVVMLESPPKGATIPYRPKPASTPVIFSGGQAYTIQGQYAIPHPDQLTKLHQLAMQQTPFTPLGQTTPAFPGLDASPPASTHELTIPNDLIGCIIGRQGTKINEIRQMSGAQIKIANAMEGSSERQITITGTPANISLAQYLINARLTSEVTGMGTL